In Zingiber officinale cultivar Zhangliang chromosome 9B, Zo_v1.1, whole genome shotgun sequence, the genomic window TTTTCACTCACACCACTTGTCATGCGTCTTAAGAATATTCAATTGGTCCCTTTTATTCTTTAGTTGACGAGGGAGAATACGAAACCGAACATTCGCCCATTCGCGGAGTACCTATTTACAGTTACAAATATGTTCTGGTAAAGATAGTAAAACATCTTGTTTGCACAGCCCCTCTGCACCATGTCGTTGCAATCTGGTTCAGAGGCACAATGTTGTTCGAACCTAAAATGCCTGATAGGGCGGGTGACAAACGACTGGCGAGCCCAATTCCATAAAAACTGGTCTCTGGTCCAAATGATAGAATTCCAATGTAAGAGCTCAGATTACTAGATACAACACTCTCCAATTGAACATGGTCACACAACAGTCTAGCATTTCAAAGATAATGTTCTCACTTGAGCGGCGATTAACCCAAGTGAAGAACTCTCCACTGGCATGCAAGTCTTGTAGTGCACAATCATCCAAGACATCTCAAAAAGCCTGAAATTCAACGATCCTCAAATTCCCTCCTATCTCCCTATCATAACATATCTCAAAATCCCCTCCCACCATCCATGGAATACCATTCATCCCATGTAACTCATTCAAACGTCGAAGCAAATCCCAAGAAAGATGTCAACTACTAGAATCTGGGTTGCCATAAAATCTAGTAAACCTCCATTTCTTGATTCACCACGCTGTCAACGTGTCTAGATGTATAGGAATGGATAGGCACATCAAAGGGGTCTTATCAGTCCTCCACTTCTCTCACTGTAGTTAACAACAAACATACCAGAAAAATCTAGAGTAGCTTTCCACCATTGTATCTGATGCTCCCTCATTTTCGATTCTAAAATGAAAATGAGGGATGGGTCCTTTTCATCGATAAGGCGCTTAAGCTCTCGGAACGCCCTTTGGTTCCCAAGTCCTTTGGCATTCCAAACAATGTAACTCATTGATGTCGGTGGGGTTGCTTAGCAACCACCGCTGTTAATTCATTATCTACCAATTCCCATACTTCCTCACATGATCGTTTTTTTTTAGAATATTGCTACTGTCCAAAATTGTGTCAAAGCCTATGGCCCCATTATCACAATTGGGAGATCGCAAGGTAGGTTTTGGGCAAGGGACCCTACCTTACGCACCTGCCTTTtcaatttcttttccttgtatgtTTGTATGATGTGTTCTTTCCCCTTATTCTCACCCTAATCCACCACAACTGAAAGTCCCCGACAGCCTCGCCCATTGTACCTTGACTAGGCATTGTATCCTTCCTGATACAACTCCAGATCAGCTTCAAACCAATGAGACAGTACTGCAAGTCGAGATGTACGTCCCGAACCACGAGGAGCATGAAGAGGGCTTGCACGTGCCAACCGAGCTGATAATGAAAACAGAGGTCaagcaaattcaacatgctgTACAAGCATTGACATCTCGTATCTTGGAAGGGCAGGCTATAGAGTTACAATCGATGCCATAACGAATGATCAACTTCATACAAGTCGACCCTAAAATGGGCCAATTAGCTGCGGAAGAATGGAATATTATGATGCAACATGTTCCTAGCCAAATACCATACTAGAATTGTGGGAAAACACATCATTCTGGTTGGAATTAGTGTGCCATTTAATGTCACCTACATTTTGGACGAATTCCCAAGTTGGAGGACAGCTAGAGGGAGTGTGCATAAAGACTTGCATTCATCATATTCTCTTTCCATGCATTGGAAACTACCATTTGTTGGAAAGGGAGTGTGCATGAAGActtgcattcattatcttctctttccatgccttggaaactaccattttcagttctatataatgtcttgagtagatatcaaaaggggtagaaaatattatattttgagagagttttcctccttgttgttcttcagcaactctgcagggattacgggtgagcacttgtaattctcagcacttttataatatcggttcttggttttgttataatcattgggtcgatattctccattgttctcataatattggttcttgattctctATAATCAACGGGTCAATATTCCATCCCTCTGAAACCTCCTTTGGACGATCTCAGAACTGAGTTCCAATCTTATTATTGCTGGGTCTCGCGACATTGTTCGTCGAGGTTCGCATCATCTTTGGTATCAGACCCAAGTTCCAAATCAGGTTTATCTATCTTTCctattgtttattttatttttatcatgaCAATCAGTCCATACTCATCTTGTTATGTTCATCTACTTTCTAGTATTgttgcaaaaaagaaaaaaaaagaacaaaacaaaaaaaaagaagaacagaaaagaaaaacaaaaaaaaagagcagaaaagaaaaggaagaacaaagatcgtttgatttattttgattgcATCTCGTGATATACATCTAGTGTCATCTGTAGCTGCCGTGATTCCGTTTCCATTTGTATGTTTCTTTTCAACTCCGTTTACCATCTCCATTATGCTGCTTTGATTTGATTTTCTCTATCTTATCATCAATTCTATTTTgcttcatcatatcatcatttctGTTTGCTTCATATCTTCTTTCCATCATTCCTTGATTGACATCGTAACCTCGATCCAACTGAGCATAGAATCGGTATTTTGAGTTTGTTGGGTTGAATAAGTGTTTGCTTGTTTTGACTTGCTTAGTTTCTCTAGAACTTTTTGGAGGAAAACAAGTGAGCAGAGAGAACTCAATTTTCTGAGTGAAACACGAGTGTTTTTGTGACATCCAACTAAGTGCAAATACGTGAGGGAGTGAGTGAGGTTCCTCCTTTGTTCATAATATTTCAGTTGTAGCTCACTATGTCTTGAGAGCACGATGGCAGGGTTGATCCAAGTGATGGAGGAGGGGCTGATCAGACTACGATCATGCGGGCTATGCAGCAACAATTTGAGCGCATGAATGTCGTGTTCAATGAGATTCGAGATCGGTTGGATAGGCATGAGGATCGGCTCGAACAACTTCAGCAAGAGCCATTACCTAGGCATCGGAGACTTGACCAGCGACCACATTTTGCTCCAAATGTCCCAGATGATGACTATGATGATGGGGCGAGCAATGAAGTGGTCTCCAATGCTACTCGGAGGAGGGCTAGGGCTATCAGACCCGAAAGGCCAAGGCATGTTCAAAGGCAACACCGAGAAAGGGAAGTCATAGATCGTAACATGGGCACCATCAAGCTGTCCATTCCTCCATTTCAAGGTAAAAATGACCCTGATGTTTATATTGAATGGGAGAGAAAAGTTGAGCTGGTATTTGATTGTCACAattactaggaggagaagaaagtgAAGCTTGCTGCAGTGGCTTTTACCGACTATGTCATTCTATGGTGGGATCAGCTGACCCTGAGTAGACGTCGGAACTGTGAGCTTCCCATCGACAATTGGGAGGACATGAAAGCTGTTATGAGAAGAAGGTTTGTTTCATCTCACTATGATCGGGACTTACATTTGAAATTGCAAAGTCTGAAGCAGGGGTCCACGACTGTGGAAGACTACCACAAGGAGATGAAGATAGCCTTGATTCGGGCTAACATTGAGGAGGACCGAGAGGCGACCATGGCTCGGTTCATTTGTGGCCTAAACCGTGAGATTGCCAATATTGTTGAGCTGCATCACTACGTGGAGTTTGACGATGTCGTACACATGGCAATGAAAGTTGAAAGACAACTCAAGAAAGGAGTGCGATCATCTTCCAAGTATGAGGCTGCGAGTTCATCCCCTTAGAAGCAGAAGTGGGGATCATCAAAACCAACTGAGAAAGCAGTTTCAAAATCAAATGGAGAGATGAATGTGGCCAAGACACAACCTAGCAACTAAGATAAGGGTAACTCATCTTCCCAACCTCAAAGAAATCGTGACATCAAATGTTTTCATTGTTTAGGATCAGGTCATATTGCTTCTCAATGCCCAAACAAGCGATGAATAATCATGTTGAATAATGGGGAGATCGAAactgaagaggaagatgaaggaaatGAGTCCACTCCATTAGTTGAAGATACTAGTGATGTTGAGCTTGCTCTTGATGGCCAAGCTCTTGTTGTGCTAAGAGCTCTCCATATGCAAGCCAAAGAAGATGATGACGGGCTGCAAAGGGAGAACATCTTCTACACCCGCTGCCATTCGAAAGATCGGGTATGTGGTTTGATTATTGATGGTGGCAGCTGTGTTAATGTGGCAAGCAAGTTAATGGTGGACAAGCTTGGCCTACCTACCTTGAAGCATCCAAAGTCGTATAAACTCTAATGGCTTAATGACAGTGGAGAAATGAAGGTAACCAAGCAGGTCCTTGTTTCATTTACGATTGGAAGGTACACGGATGAGGTTTTGTGTAATGTTGTACCCATGCAAGCTAGCCATTTGCTTCTTTGAAGACCGTGGCAATTTGACAGATGGACCACACATGATGGGTACAAGAACCGCTACAGCTTCAGCAAGGATGGTAGGAACATTACACTTGCACCTTTGACACCTTGTCAAGTATTTGAGGAACAACTCCAGATCAAAAAGTCCGTTGCAGCAAGAGGAAAAGGTGTGGCtgagatagaaaaagaaaatgagagtgaaaatgaaaaaaaaagatggTGGTCTAAGAATAAAAAAAGAGagtggaaaaaaagaaaagattgaatGTTCGGccttgaaaaaagaaaaaagaaagaaaaatgagctTCTATGTAAAAGAAAGAGAGATCAAAAGTGCTTTTAACTCCGATAGACCGATGATCTTGTTTCTATACAAGGAGGCCTATCTTTCTTTGGCTGACTATAAtgtttctttgcctagtgttgtgaTGTCTCTTTTGCAGGATTTTAAGGATGTCTTTTCCGAGGATACGCCACCTAGGTTACCACCCAAAAGAGGAATTGAGCATCAGATTGATCTCATTCCGAGAGCTTCCATTCCAAACCGACTAGCTTATCGAAGTAGTCCAGAAGAGACCAAAGAGCTTCAAAGGCAAGTCGAAGAACTTATGACCAAAGGACATGTTCGTGAAAGCATGAATCCCTGTGTTGTGCCGGTGCTGTTGGTTCTAAAGAAAGACGGGACTTGGAGGATGTGCATGGATTGTCGAGCTGTAACAAGATAACGATAAAGTATCATGACCCTATTCCTCGCTTAGATGACATGCTTGATGAATTACATGgatccactatattttctaagATTGATTTGAAGAGTGGGTATCATCAAATTCGAATTAAGGAAGGGGATGTGTGGAGAACAGCTTTTAAGACAAAACAGGGGCTATATGAATGGTTAGTGATGCCATTTGGATTGACGAATGCTCCTAGCACATTTATGCGTCTCATGAACCATGTGCTATGTGCATTTATTGGAAaatttgttgttgtttattttgatgacattctgatctatagCAAGAGTTTGCATGACCATATTGATAATTTGAAATGTGTGCTTGAAGCTTTGAGGCGTGAAAAATTGTTTGCTAACCTTAAGAAATGCAGCTTTTACGTAGATAGGGTTGTTTTCCTTGGATTTGTTGTTAGTTCCAGAGGTGTGGAAGTTGATGAGGAGAAGGTGAAAGCTATCAGGGAATGGCCTACCCCTAGCACCATCACTGAAGTAAGGAGTTTTCATGGCTTAGCCgggttctataggaggtttgtgccGAATTTCTGCACCATCGCTGCCCCTTTAACGGAAATCATCAAGAAGAATATTGGATTTAAGTGGGGAGAGGCACAAGAGAAAGCCTTCAACGCattaaaagaaaagctaagtaCTGCTCCTTTACTACttctaccagatttttctaaggtttttgaaatcgaatgtgatgcttctggtatTGGTATAGGTGCTATTCTTATGCAAGAAAAGAGGTCAATTGCCTACTTCAGTGAGAAGCTCAATGGTGCAGCGTTGAACTACTCAACATATGACAAGGAGCTCTATGCATTGGTGCGAACTTTGGAAACATGACAACATTACTTGTGGTCCAAGGAGTTCATTATTCACACGGACCATGAGTCACTGAAGCATTTGAAAGGCCAAGGTAAATTGAATCGTAGACATGCTCGTTGGATTGAATTCATTGAAATGTTTCCTTATGTGATCCaatacaagcaaggaaaagaGAATGTGGTAGCAGATGCTTTGTCACGCAGGTACACCCTTATCTCTATCTTAGGGTCAAAGTTTCTTGGATTTGAGCACCTAAAGGAATTGTATGTGAATGATGCTGACTTTGCTGATATCTTTAAAGCATGCGAAAAGGGTGCATTTGATATGTTCTATATGCATGATGGTTACTTGTTTCGAGAAAATAGACTTTGCATTCCCCAAAGTTCTTTGCGTGAGTTGCTTGTTAGGGAGTCACATGGGGGTGGATTAATGGAGCATTTTGGAGCTATGAAAACCTTAGACATTTTGAAAGAACATTTATTCTAGCCtcatatgaaaagagatgttgaaAGGATTTGCATTAAGTGCCTTGCATGTAAGAAAGCCAAGTCTAAGGTGCAACCACATGGACTTTATATGTCTTTGTCTGTGCCTAGCCACCCTTGGACTGATGTGTCAATGGATTTTGTGTTAGGTTTACCTAGGACTAGGAATGTCCGAGATAGTATTCTTGTGGTTGTGGACCGATTTTCAAAAATGGCACACTTTATCCCTTGCCATAAAATTGATGATGCTACATGTGGCAAATTTATTCTTTAGGGAGGTGGTCCGTTTGCATGGGGTCCCTCGAACAATTGTTAGTGATCGAGATGTGAATTTCCTCAGCCATTTTTGGCGAGTCTTGTGGGGAAAACTTGGGACAAAGTTGTTATGCTCTACCACTTgtcacccacagactgatggccAAACCGAGGTCGTTAATCGAACCTTGGGAAATTTGTTGCATTCTACCATTGGCAAGAATTTGAAAACATGAGAAGATTGCATACCATTCATTGAATTTGTATACAATAGGGTTACACATTCTTCTACTAAGTATTCACCTTTTGAGATTGTCTATGGTTTTAATCCATTAACTCCATTAGATTTAATTCCATTACCTATGGATGAGATTGCTAGCCTTGAAGGTCAAGCGAAGTCTGATTTGGTGAAAAGGAAGTCTGATTTGGTGAAAAGGATCCATGACAAGGCAAGGCAACACATGCTGAGGAGGAATGAGCAGATTGCAACCCGTGCCAACAAGGGACGAAAGCCGATTACTTTTCAACCTGGAGACTGGGTCTGGGTTCATTTTCAAAAGGAGCGATTTCCGAAACGAAGGCAATCCAAGCTGAACCCACATGGTGATGGACCATTTCAAGTACTGGAGAAAATCAACGACAATGCATACAAGTTGGATCTTCCAGGTGAGTACCAAGTGAGTTCaacatttaatgtttctgatctttccCCTTTTTTTGTTTCagattcgaggacgaatccttttgaggAAGGGGGAGATGATACAACTCCGGATCAGCTCCAAGCCAATGAGACAAGACTGCAAGTCGAGATGTACGTCCTGAACCACGAGGAGCATGAAGAGGACTTGCACGTGCCAGCCGAGCTGATAATGAAAATAGAGGTCAAGCAAGTTCAACATGCTGTACAAGCATTGACATCTCGTATCTTGGAAGGGCAGGCTATGGAGTTACAGTCAGCCATGCCGAATGATCAACTTCATACAAGTCGACCCTAAAATGGGCCAATTAGCTGCGAAAGAATGGAATATCATGATGCAACATGCTCCTAGCCAAATACCAAACTAGAATGGTGGGAAAACACACCATTCTAGTTGGAATTGGTGTGCCATTTAATGTCACCTACATTTTGGACGAATTCCCAAGTTGGAGGACAGCTAGGGGAATGTGCATAAAGACTTgcattcatcatcttctctttccatgcattGAAAACTACCATTTGTTGGAAAGGTGAGTTTTCCTCCTTGTTGTTCTTCAGCAACTCTCCAGGGATTACAGGTGAGCACTTGTAATTCTTAGCACTTTTATAATATCGGTTCTTGGTTTTATTATAATCATTGGGTCGATATTCTCCATTGTTCTCGTAATATTGGTTTTTGATTCTTTATAGTCAACGAGTCAATATTCCATTCCTTCGAAACCTCCTTTGGACGATCCCGGAACTGAGTTCCAATCTTATTGTTGCTAGGTCTCGCGGCATTGTTCGTCGAGGTTCGCATCACTTCTTGTGATGAGTGGTAAGGACAGCTCTATGATGCAGTCCTATGGTTAAGGAAGTATCCTACACTATCATGTTGCTATCATCTATGGAATTCATGCTTGCAACCTGTTTATGAGTTATGTCTCGGTAGGATATTCAGATTATCATCTAGATATCCGTGTTTGAACTTTAGTTACGacgtatttgtaagaattttttctcCATAAATGGAGGGCTTAACCAAAAGATGTTGGGTTCCGGACCGATCATTCCAGAAATAGTCAATAagactaactgggattatcattttttttttagaaatgttTTCAGCCAGCTCCCAAGTGTATCTTGTTCTGCTGACTCCATCTCACAATCATGGAATGGATATCCAATGAGATCACATTTATAACAAAAGTCCGGCAACCTTTTATAGGCAAATAACACAAAAACATCTTCTTTTCTAGGACTAACCATGAGTGAAAGATGCTTCTTCAGAGGTGTCCTGATATCTAGTCTCACCCGAATTCTTGCATACCGCCATGTATCAACTTTCTCTATGACCCCTATCCAATTCCCCACCATTGTGAGGAAACCTTTTTGCATAAGAACCAATGGTAAATTATATATCGAAATTCATCTTGGTCGGGTTCCATAACCCACATGATTCACGAAAGACAAGCAAGTTACGGAAAATATTCAATGGAACTCCGAAGATGGCTTGTTTCCTATCTTGTGTGGACTTAAAGTCTAACAAAAATATATTGTCTCCCAAAGCCACAATGTCGATGTGTTTGTTGGCCTGAAGAATACGTGGGATTTGGGTAATGAAGACCTCTCAATTGATGGCCTTAGGGGAGAAAATGGACAAGCATCGCTACTTCATCTGTATCTAAACCTTTTGGAATTACTTCGAAAACCTCTTCTACTATAAATTGTACCATGTAGCATAAATGTCGAAACTTATTGACCTATTCATGGGTTGTACTCAAAGTCATCCTCCATGTTTTGCGAGAAGAATGTTCAACCTCATCTAATCTTGTATCGTCAAGAAATAGAGAATGCATGCTAATATttaaggaagaggaaagattTATGTTTGCATCAATTGTTTAGTTTGTTTCAATATTGTTTTTAATCATCTTATTCAACATGGCAAATCGCTTTCATGCTTTGGTTTCCATTACCCTTCTCTTGGCTTTCTTTATTTCCATTGACATTGTTCTTTCTGCTCAGAATATTGTGATACAAGGACGTGCATATTGCGATACTTGTCGTGCTGGTTTTGAAACAACTGCAACCACATACGTAGAAGGTAGACATTTTGTTTATATTGTGATTTCATGCATTATACGATAGTACATTCTATCGATGCTAAgaaatgttttcttccttttgTGTATAGGTGCTAAGGTAAAATTAGTGTGCACAAATTTTACGAGCGGTGAACTAACTTATACAAGTGAGGCAACAACAGATAGCACCGGAACCTACCAAATAAGTGTGGAGCATGATCATCAAGAAGAAAATTGTGACATTCGACTATTGAAGAGCTCTCAAAGTGATTGCTCTGAGATCAATGAGGGTAGAAACCGTGCTCCTATTGTAGTGACTCACAATGTTGGAATTGCTTCCAATGTTCGATATGCAAATTCTCTAGGCTTCTTGAAGGAAAAGCCACTTTCTAACTGTGGCCAGATACTTATGCAATATGCTCTAGGAACAGAGGATTGAGCATGCCACAACGTAAATCTCAAATTTCTTTTATTACTATTATAAAAAAGTATTTATCATTATTAAATTTCCAATTAATTGCTTCTCTTGATCTTTTATAAAACTCAACTTCTATTATAAGTTTTTAAGTTGTTCTTCATTTTTGTTGACCTTTAATTATGTTCTACAATTAATTTGTTTCACTTTGTGTGATTGTAAAATAAGATTattcatttttataatttaattgcTTGTTGAGTTTGTAAAATTcaggtatttttatattttatgtatGTCTCCATCAAGATGATCACATAATTAAGATTAAAACAATCATTTAATCGTTTAGCTTCACATGGATAAAGATCGGATTTTATCAACAATAATAACAAAACATATGGGATCGACTTAATATGCAAATCATCATTGTGTTATAAAATCATGTAATTGAAAACAAAACGAAACTTTCAAGACGTTGATCTGACCTAACGGTGTGGTTATAGTGGTAgatattaggatgtatactaaaagtctagctttttgtatgaacatttattttgaaatgagaatcacattagtgaaatgtctgcatttagttaaatgcaattgtcaatttaatttatattgtagataacatggtgcatGGTGTCACACggaagatcatgctatcagtttcttataaattataaatagtagctcacaaccaaaatggattgggacaaactattAGAAtgtttgtagtgtaatttggtattagtttatcttgactataaaattacactagtacactatatgtgtattgagcaggacctctattattatggatgtgtgtactcttaatcccgatataataacaagcacatatacttagtatttatttctttaatttatcaatgggtaaggtttattcgttaaatcaataggtccgataagttggaaaataatattatttatatggtatgttgttgattatagaaggaaactgtgtcctagttatctaggttgatgatgtccccttgaggagctcataaggattaacatgtaaaccttgcaggtggacttagtttgacatgacaatgaagttgagtggtactactcttggagttagatattaattaagtgagttgtcagtaactcatttaattaatgagcattcgatatcttaaacacagggagattaatgcactcatgataagaaggatcccataatgtaatatgggattggtgcggtagttcaataataactctttagtggtatgagttattattgataaacttgagttaggtgttcgggtcgaacacaggaagctcaagcttatcgggagaccaaaaccaattcctcctctcggtccctattgtagcctctataaagtctttGTATTCACAAAGTCCACcttttacccaagtaatgggtcggacacatccttgcttggtgcaagggggccaaccaagcattagcttggagtccaagaggtggtcgaccaagcttggtgcccaagcaaggggccgaccacataggattaaaaggagagattttattttttgttaaaatctttccttttataaccatccatatggtattaaaagagagttttaaattttaaaatctttccttttatagctatctacaatggtttaaaagagagattttaattttgtgaaaatctttccttttttgtagttagaTAATGttataatgtttaaaaagagagattttaattttgacaaaactttcctttttttgttaccatgatttaaaatagaagttttaattttaatctttctattttttagccttctacattgtttaaaagagagattaattttaaaattttccttttgtagccattacaatagaatatttaaaagagagagattttaattattattaaaattttattttttgtcatgaccaaggattataaaagagaggtagagggtgccttataaCATATAcacatatctctacaatttctctcctctcttttccttggtggccgacctctctccctttcctcttcctaaggccggcgacatcttgtttcttctctctttttcttctttctaaggccgGAACCCATCTCTTCTaggtggctgaaacttgaaagaaaagaaggagcacttggtggtcggttgcttgagaggaagaagaagagaaaaagtttTCTATTTTagcattccttggtggccggaatttcttggaggagaaggaagtggttcgggtggattttatcttggtagattgtcacccactgtaacacccataggatctctaataattcatgtagatttatgcatgattaatatatatttatacatgattaaaatgggccttaataattcaaatagatttatacatgatatagtatgggccttatgtggattttcaaaaatataaaagaaaaagaaccaaaaaagaggcatgaccaaggattgaaccttggacctcttggtaagtggttccatgtcataaccagtagccctagcagagatgtgctgatatgaaaagacggaaattatagttaaaggtaaggaaagtgaaggctcacttcactaaggaggagaagttcaagcttccttctcttcttacaatgaaaagagagtttttactttctctcttcatttaggatgagtaaaagaagagggaaggaaaagatcatttttccttctttctcttaattagaataaaaggagaaaaagaatgaaaatattcatttttgctctctctttctccttcctccttctctccactgaaaccactctcttcttcctcaccattgtcgaaccaagcaagaaggtttgctctctaggaaaatcttcacaaccaaggatttcttctcttagagaattaagcAAGAGATATAAGtatcctctcacctgcagtacaatagttaTCGTACGCTTTAcgttttgtttgaaaaaaaaagaacttagggatctccttgcaagtttcagccaagataagaagttgtggtcacttatggttgtcaagttacAAATTATGCTTAATGTTGTAACAAAAAAATCTAGAACCCCACTCTtgaggtttcgaccaagagaaaatataaggtgtagagtaagattttgaatctaaacatgcttatttatgttccttcatgatacatgatctattatacgttgttagataagttttcatgctacatgatgttataaacaaaacctagaacctttctttaggtttcggccaaagataaacacaaggtctagggaaagattttgagacctaactatacttgttttatgcttcctcatgatgtatgctttcttatgctatgttaggttaaatatccatgactcatcatagatttctgtatgactcatcatagatcgtaccatatctaataagctacgattcctcctttcggatataccattccactgtggtgttccaggaggagtgagttgggatagaatcccacactcagctagatagtcacggaactcatggttaaggtattctccacctcgatcggatcgaagtatcttaatactcttgccaagctggttctgtacttcattcttgaattctttgaacttttcaaaggattcagacttatgtgtcatcaagtacacataaccatatctactgaagtcatcagtaaatgaaagtatctataaccacctctagcagcgacattgaaa contains:
- the LOC122023047 gene encoding major pollen allergen Lol p 11-like, whose amino-acid sequence is MANRFHALVSITLLLAFFISIDIVLSAQNIVIQGRAYCDTCRAGFETTATTYVEGAKVKLVCTNFTSGELTYTSEATTDSTGTYQISVEHDHQEENCDIRLLKSSQSDCSEINEGRNRAPIVVTHNVGIASNVRYANSLGFLKEKPLSNCGQILMQYALGTED